One stretch of Microvirga lotononidis DNA includes these proteins:
- the araD gene encoding L-arabinonate dehydratase, whose product MAKRSPEQLRSYRWFGVTDLRSFGHRSRTLQMGYAREDFMGKPVIAIINTWSDINPCHSHFRARVEDVKRGVWQAGGFPIELPALSLSENFVKPTTMLYRNLLALEVEELLRSHPIDGAVLMGGCDKTTPATVMGAISMNLPMIFMPAGPMIRGHHAGTILGSGSDIWKYWAEKEAGTITNQQWNDMEAGIARSPGTCMTMGTASTMTSIVETLGLSLPGAASIPAVDAAHPRMASLTGRKIVEMVWDDLKPSDILTRRSFENALMVHNALAGSTNAMIHLVAMAGRAGIEVSLQDFDDFAQKVPVIANVRPSGQWLMEDFHIAGGIRGLLSRLAPLLHLDERTVTGTLRDALEGAAVYNDDVIRPLDKPIAASGGTAILRGNLAPKGCVIKPPAAEPRLLQHTGPAIVFDTYDEMTKAVNDLDLDVTPDHIMVLRNAGPIGGPGMPEWGMLPIPKKLLRQGVRDMLRISDARMSGTSYGACILHVSPEAHIGGPLAAVRTGDLITVDVPNRSIHLHVSDEQIKDRLRTWSPPPRDYPRGYNKLFAQHIRQADEGCDFDFLEGSGGVPEPEIH is encoded by the coding sequence ATGGCCAAGCGATCGCCCGAACAGTTGAGAAGCTACCGCTGGTTTGGCGTCACCGATCTGCGCTCCTTCGGGCACCGGTCCCGGACGCTTCAGATGGGCTACGCCCGTGAAGACTTCATGGGCAAGCCGGTCATCGCGATCATCAACACCTGGAGCGACATCAACCCCTGTCATTCGCATTTCCGCGCGCGCGTCGAGGATGTGAAGCGCGGCGTCTGGCAGGCGGGCGGATTCCCCATCGAGCTGCCGGCGTTGTCGTTGTCGGAGAACTTCGTCAAACCGACCACGATGCTCTATCGCAATCTTCTCGCGCTCGAGGTGGAGGAGCTCCTGCGCTCCCATCCGATCGACGGCGCGGTGCTCATGGGCGGCTGCGATAAGACGACGCCCGCCACGGTCATGGGCGCGATCAGCATGAACCTGCCGATGATCTTCATGCCGGCCGGCCCCATGATCCGCGGCCATCATGCCGGCACGATCCTGGGCTCCGGATCGGACATCTGGAAGTACTGGGCCGAGAAGGAAGCCGGCACAATCACGAACCAGCAATGGAACGACATGGAGGCCGGCATCGCGCGCTCGCCCGGCACCTGCATGACCATGGGCACGGCCTCGACCATGACATCCATCGTCGAGACGCTGGGCCTGAGCCTTCCTGGCGCCGCCTCCATCCCGGCCGTCGACGCCGCCCATCCGCGCATGGCGAGCCTCACGGGACGCAAGATCGTCGAGATGGTGTGGGACGATCTGAAGCCCAGCGACATCCTCACGCGGCGCTCGTTCGAGAACGCCCTGATGGTTCACAACGCCCTCGCCGGCTCGACGAACGCGATGATCCATCTCGTGGCCATGGCGGGGCGCGCCGGCATCGAGGTTTCGCTGCAGGATTTCGACGATTTCGCCCAGAAGGTGCCGGTGATCGCCAACGTGCGGCCCTCGGGCCAATGGCTGATGGAGGACTTCCATATCGCCGGCGGCATTCGTGGCCTCCTCTCCCGCCTCGCGCCGCTGCTGCATCTGGACGAGCGCACCGTGACCGGCACCCTGCGCGACGCGCTGGAAGGTGCTGCCGTCTACAACGACGACGTGATCCGCCCGCTCGACAAGCCGATCGCGGCTTCTGGCGGCACCGCCATCCTGCGCGGCAATCTGGCCCCGAAGGGTTGCGTGATCAAGCCGCCGGCGGCGGAGCCGCGCCTGCTGCAGCATACGGGGCCGGCCATCGTCTTCGACACCTATGACGAGATGACGAAAGCCGTGAACGACCTCGACCTCGACGTGACGCCCGATCACATCATGGTGCTGCGCAATGCCGGCCCCATCGGCGGGCCGGGGATGCCGGAATGGGGCATGCTTCCGATCCCGAAGAAGCTCCTGCGGCAGGGTGTGCGCGACATGCTGCGCATCTCCGATGCGCGCATGAGCGGCACCAGCTACGGCGCCTGCATCCTGCACGTCTCGCCGGAGGCGCATATCGGCGGGCCGCTGGCGGCCGTGAGGACGGGAGATCTCATCACGGTCGACGTGCCGAACCGCTCGATCCATCTTCATGTGAGCGACGAGCAGATCAAGGACCGCCTGCGCACCTGGTCGCCACCGCCGCGCGATTATCCGCGCGGCTACAACAAGCTCTTCGCGCAGCATATCCGTCAGGCCGACGAGGGCTGCGATTTCGACTTCCTCGAAGGATCCGGCGGCGTGCCGGAACCGGAGATCCACTGA
- a CDS encoding aldose epimerase family protein: protein MSIKTSTFGTIDGEPVEVFEIEAGQIRATIITYAAALSRLFVPDGDGRQADIVLGYDDPASYVKNRGSAGAICGRYANRIADARFTLDGATYSLSPNEAPNHIHGGFRGFGKRIWTGDADTANKAVRLTLQRPDGDEGYPGAVTTTVTYRLTDDPALEITMEATTDRPTVVNLAYHGYWNLAGHESGHVRDQVLLIDADHYTPVGPGKIPTGELAPVAGTAFDFRSSRPIGAMIDDITQLPEAGYDHNFCLNDNGQPLRRAARAVDPVSRRGLEIWTDQPGVQFYTANHFGKVPAVGKGGAVYDRHAGFALETQNFPNAPNVPHFPSAVLRPGETYRHVMRIPFFVV, encoded by the coding sequence ATGAGCATCAAGACATCCACCTTCGGCACGATCGACGGCGAGCCCGTCGAAGTCTTCGAGATCGAGGCGGGCCAGATCCGCGCCACGATCATCACCTATGCGGCCGCCCTGAGCCGGCTGTTCGTCCCCGATGGCGACGGGCGGCAGGCCGACATCGTCCTCGGCTATGACGACCCGGCCTCCTACGTGAAGAATCGGGGTTCGGCGGGCGCGATCTGCGGCCGCTATGCCAATCGCATCGCCGATGCGCGCTTCACCCTCGACGGCGCGACCTATTCCCTCTCGCCGAACGAAGCGCCTAATCACATCCATGGCGGCTTTCGGGGGTTCGGCAAGCGGATCTGGACCGGAGACGCCGATACGGCGAACAAGGCCGTCCGATTGACATTGCAGCGTCCCGACGGCGACGAGGGTTATCCTGGCGCCGTCACGACGACGGTCACGTACAGGCTGACGGACGATCCCGCGCTTGAGATCACCATGGAAGCGACGACGGACCGTCCGACCGTCGTAAACCTCGCCTATCACGGCTACTGGAACCTCGCCGGTCATGAATCCGGTCATGTGCGCGACCAGGTTCTCCTGATCGACGCCGACCATTACACGCCCGTCGGCCCCGGCAAGATCCCGACCGGCGAGCTGGCGCCCGTCGCCGGAACCGCCTTCGACTTCAGGTCGTCTCGGCCGATCGGCGCAATGATCGACGACATCACGCAACTGCCGGAGGCCGGCTACGATCACAATTTCTGCCTCAACGACAACGGGCAACCTCTGCGGCGCGCGGCGCGTGCGGTCGATCCCGTATCACGCCGCGGGTTGGAAATCTGGACCGACCAGCCGGGCGTGCAGTTCTACACGGCCAACCATTTCGGCAAGGTCCCGGCTGTCGGCAAGGGCGGTGCCGTCTATGACAGGCATGCCGGCTTCGCGCTCGAGACGCAGAATTTTCCCAATGCGCCGAACGTGCCGCATTTCCCTTCCGCCGTGCTGCGTCCGGGCGAAACATACCGGCACGTGATGCGCATCCCGTTCTTCGTCGTCTAG
- a CDS encoding SDR family NAD(P)-dependent oxidoreductase: MVEHQDAMPGSPFSLQGRTALVVGGSSGIGNAIAHGFQDSGARIAIAARTPEKVKGATLRLQEKDPSARGYVVDATRPEEIDRLAASVLGDFGPVDVLVACQGTTILKPAEDVTPAEYDEIMQTNLRSVFFTCTRFGRAMLERGSGSIITVASLSAHRGWPLASVYAASKHGVVGLTKTLAAEWAERGVRVNAISPGFFMTELNQSKMSPKRKENALLRTPAGRFGQRDELVGAAIYLASPASGFVTGTVLNVDGGYLASGI; this comes from the coding sequence TTGGTTGAGCATCAGGACGCCATGCCAGGATCGCCGTTCTCGCTGCAGGGCCGGACGGCTCTCGTCGTGGGCGGATCGAGCGGGATCGGCAACGCCATTGCGCACGGCTTCCAGGACAGCGGCGCCCGCATCGCGATTGCCGCCCGGACACCCGAGAAGGTGAAGGGAGCGACGCTCCGCCTTCAGGAGAAGGATCCGTCCGCGCGAGGGTATGTGGTGGATGCTACGCGGCCGGAGGAAATCGACCGGCTTGCCGCGTCGGTCCTGGGGGATTTCGGTCCTGTGGACGTCCTGGTCGCCTGTCAGGGCACGACCATCCTCAAGCCCGCCGAAGACGTCACGCCGGCGGAATACGACGAGATCATGCAGACGAACCTGCGCAGCGTGTTCTTCACCTGCACGCGCTTCGGCCGGGCGATGCTGGAGCGAGGGTCGGGCTCGATCATCACCGTCGCGTCCCTGTCGGCCCATCGCGGCTGGCCGCTCGCCTCGGTCTACGCCGCGAGCAAGCATGGCGTCGTAGGGCTGACGAAGACCCTGGCGGCCGAATGGGCCGAGCGCGGCGTTCGCGTCAACGCCATCTCGCCGGGATTCTTCATGACGGAGCTGAACCAGTCCAAGATGAGCCCGAAGCGCAAGGAGAACGCGCTCCTGAGAACGCCCGCGGGCCGCTTCGGGCAACGCGACGAACTCGTCGGTGCCGCGATCTATCTCGCTTCGCCCGCATCGGGATTCGTGACGGGCACGGTGCTCAACGTGGACGGAGGCTATCTCGCTTCCGGCATCTGA
- a CDS encoding DMT family transporter produces the protein MTRLTGVLFAIAANGLFATSDTLVKLLSLHYPIFQIIAMQASVACVVVAIVIWRDKAYRLSAVRNPKMLIGRGFLAGVGTVSGFYAFSLLPLADVYAITFGSPLVVTVAAAWLLGERTGPARWIAILVGFSGILVMVQPGYAALSLGHLAAFLNVFVGASVILIMRTIGSQENRAIMVAAVMAGQLTASLPGLSLSHAPEWSDVGLVIVSGLVMVSAQFLMIESLRRAPASSVAPMQYTKLIWALPVGLFVFGDEPKLHVVAGALVVIGSVLYLLDHQRRADNRLARRRESLMRQDCLEEKKLG, from the coding sequence GTGACCCGATTGACAGGTGTCCTTTTTGCGATTGCCGCAAACGGGCTTTTCGCAACCAGCGACACCCTGGTGAAGCTCCTCTCCCTGCATTATCCCATCTTCCAGATCATCGCCATGCAGGCGAGCGTCGCCTGTGTCGTGGTCGCAATCGTCATCTGGCGCGACAAGGCCTACAGGCTCTCGGCGGTGCGCAATCCGAAGATGCTGATCGGGCGCGGCTTCCTCGCCGGCGTGGGGACGGTTTCCGGGTTCTATGCCTTCTCGCTCCTGCCGCTTGCGGACGTCTATGCCATCACCTTCGGCTCGCCGCTCGTCGTCACGGTCGCCGCCGCGTGGCTCCTGGGCGAACGTACGGGACCGGCACGGTGGATCGCGATTCTCGTGGGCTTCTCCGGAATCCTGGTCATGGTGCAGCCGGGCTATGCGGCCTTGTCGCTCGGCCACCTGGCGGCGTTCCTCAACGTCTTCGTCGGGGCGAGCGTCATCCTGATCATGCGCACCATCGGATCGCAGGAAAACCGCGCCATCATGGTGGCGGCCGTAATGGCCGGCCAGCTGACCGCGAGCCTGCCCGGCCTGTCCCTGAGCCATGCGCCCGAGTGGAGCGATGTCGGGCTCGTGATCGTCTCCGGCCTCGTCATGGTGTCGGCGCAGTTCCTGATGATCGAGTCTCTCCGTCGCGCGCCGGCCTCGAGCGTCGCGCCCATGCAATACACCAAACTCATCTGGGCCCTTCCGGTCGGGCTGTTCGTGTTCGGCGACGAGCCGAAGCTGCATGTTGTCGCCGGTGCGCTCGTGGTGATCGGATCGGTCCTGTACCTCCTCGACCATCAGCGAAGGGCCGACAACAGGCTGGCCCGGCGCCGCGAATCGTTGATGCGGCAGGATTGTCTGGAGGAGAAGAAGCTTGGTTGA